Proteins from one Mercurialis annua linkage group LG7, ddMerAnnu1.2, whole genome shotgun sequence genomic window:
- the LOC126655633 gene encoding photosystem I reaction center subunit N, chloroplastic, protein MATLNSSVLACNYAISGTGSSDLSSKLTAMPSAVSVGVSGPKLVAIKAQQSRADSKTDSRRGAMLCLAATLFSTAAVVSSANAGVIEDYLEKSKANKELNDKKRLATSGANFARAYTVQFGSCKFPENFTGCQDLAKQKKVPFLSEDLEVECEGKDKYKCGSNVFWKW, encoded by the exons ATGGCAACGTTGAATTCTAGTGTATTGGCATGCAACTATGCCATCTCAGGCACCGGCTCATCGGATCTTAGCTCAAAGTTAACGGCAATGCCTTCAGCGGTATCTGTAGGTGTTTCGGGTCCCAAGTTAGTTGCGATCAAAGCCCAGCAATCGAGAGCTGATTCGAAAACCGACAGTAGAAGAGGTGCTATGCTTTGCCTTGCAGCCACCCTTTTCAGCACTGCTGCTGTTGTTTCATCTGCCAATGCTGGAGTCATTGAAGATTACCTTGAAAAGAGTAAAGCTAACAAG GAATTGAATGACAAGAAGAGACTGGCTACAAGTGGTGCAAATTTTGCAAGAGCATACACAGTTCAATTTGGATCATGCAAGTTTCCTGAGAACTTCACAGGTTGCCAAGATCTTGCCAAGCAAAAG AAAGTTCCATTTCTGTCTGAGGATTTGGAAGTGGAGTGTGAAGGAAAGGACAAATACAAGTGTGGTTCCAATGTATTCTGGAAATGGTGA
- the LOC126655632 gene encoding probable polygalacturonase: MEFQNQNMGKITRLSWSPLLLLVTLLLLLSIQFATRNFYQILFLAKSSLAPGFSVDAGSCTGFVGALSPRREVVMSIKDFGGIGDGETSNTETFRKAVRYMQRFGDVGGSQLTVPKGIWLTGSFNLTSNFTLFLEQGAVILGSQDPKEWPIIEPLPSYGRGRERLGGRHISLIHGNGLTNVVITGNNGTIDGQGKMWWELWWNRTLEHTRGHLLELMSSHNVLISNLTFRNSPFWTIHPVYCRNVVVKHVTILAPLNAPNTDGIDPDSSTNVCIEDCYIESGDDLVAVKSGWDQYGIKMARPSSNIIVRRVSGTTPTCSGVGIGSEMSGGIFNVTIEDLHIWDSAAGVRIKTDIGRGGYISNITISNVRMERVKIPIRFSRGSNDHPDEEWDPNAVPIVKGVSVSNIISVNSTKAPVLQGIKDAPFDGICMKNVTLIGLASSTSWHCEFVSGFSNEVSPMPCLELQNNVSSSWCSYS, encoded by the exons ATGGAATTTCAGAACCAAAACATGGGTAAGATCACAAGGCTATCATGGTCGCCGCTTCTTCTTTTGGTCACGCTTTTACTGCTTCTATCCATCCAATTCGCCACCAGAAACTTTTACCAGATACTATTTCTGGCTAAATCATCGTTGGCCCCCGGGTTTTCGGTCGACGCGGGAAGCTGTACCGGGTTTGTCGGGGCGTTGTCGCCCAGGAGAGAGGTGGTTATGTCTATCAAGGATTTTGGCGGAATTGGCGATGGGGAAACGTCTAATACTGAAACGTTTCGTAAGGCGGTACGGTACATGCAGCGTTTCGGCGACGTAGGTGGGTCCCAGCTGACTGTGCCTAAGGGTATTTGGCTTACTGGCAGTTTTAACCTTACCAGTAACTTCACCTTGTTTCTTGAACAGGGCGCTGTTATTTTGGGCTCTCAG GATCCGAAGGAATGGCCTATTATAGAGCCATTGCCCTCGTATGGAAGAGGAAGAGAGCGATTAGGAGGAAGACATATTAGCCTTATTCATGGAAATGGTCTTACCAATGTTGTCATCACTG GAAACAATGGGACAATTGATGGTCAAGGGAAGATGTGGTGGGAACTATGGTGGAACAGAACATTGGAACACACAAGAGGCCACCTCTTAGAACTAATGAGCTCTCATAACGTTCTCATATCCAACCTGACCTTTCGAAATTCTCCATTTTGGACTATACATCCGGTTTACTGCAG AAATGTTGTGGTCAAACACGTGACGATTCTGGCCCCCCTTAATGCTCCAAATACGGATGGTATAGATCCAG ACTCAAGCACCAACGTGTGTATTGAAGACTGTTACATTGAGAGCGGAGATGATCTTGTAGCAGTAAAGAGCGGATGGGACCAGTACGGCATAAAAATGGCTCGTCCAAGCTCAAACATCATAGTGAGAAGAGTTTCAGGCACAACTCCAACTTGTTCTGGGGTTGGAATAGGTAGCGAGATGTCTGGAGGGATATTTAATGTGACGATTGAAGATTTGCATATATGGGATTCTGCAGCAGGGGTGAGAATAAAAACTGACATAGGAAGAGGAGGATACATATCCAATATTACAATAAGTAATGTAAGAATGGAGAGGGTCAAGATTCCTATTAGGTTCAGTAGAGGCTCCAATGATCACCCTGATGAAGAATGGGATCCAAATGCAGTTCCTATTGTAAAAGGAGTTTCTGTAAGTAATATTATCAGTGTAAATTCAACAAAAGCCCCAGTTTTACAGGGAATCAAGGATGCTCCGTTTGATGGAATTTGCATGAAGAATGTTACACTGATTGGTTTGGCATCATCCACATCATGGCATTGTGAATTTGTTTCCGGATTTTCTAATGAGGTGTCTCCAATGCCTTGTCTTGAGTTGCAGAATAATGTCTCTTCATCCTGGTGTTCATACTCCTGA